In one Corallococcus sp. EGB genomic region, the following are encoded:
- a CDS encoding tetratricopeptide repeat protein has product MRRPALALLLALAPLASHAAKAKAPSQAVKKAPPPAAPAKAPPAPTAPPAPTSRYLDGLGHTPEQEQLLRDVSRALESYEAESRDFHREVKQLVERRYQQKRAALNNAYEKTLTALESQERTQRLDAIARFEDFLRRYPDEPRATPDVMFRLAELYYERSADEHQLARKDYAERVRTLSDEALAELPPEPEVDFTPSIGLYRTLLSRFPDYKLNDGSLYLLAYCLNEQHKDEESLATYQQLTTRYPQSRFATDAWTRIGEYWFEDESDPEALRKAADAYTAATRDTEHRFYDKARYKLAWTYYRMDWFEESVDSFLLLLDHYQSHQQSGSKADEGDLRSEALQYIALSLADETWGGVAKARDLFAKRGGRPYEAEVYRRLGNVYFDQLRNEEAIAAYQQVLATDPLSADAPRLQQRIVQAYERDRRMDLYALESEKLANSYLPGGAWYEKNKDDPSALSHAQTLAEQSLYSAAAYQHQQAQTFQKEGKDAEARATYASAAHTYGSYLERFPRSKTAYAMRFFHAESLFNSDAYGAAAKEYEAVRDSNQDNTYRHVSAHNAVLAWKAQLDADVKAGRVPERKPLRASERPKDSPHAPVPLTETEAALVKASDAYVALLPGEEAAPGIAYQAAELFYTHDDFAQARPRFERVVQTYPRNPVAGYATNLIIESFLIDQDWKSVEEVSARLASNAQVVDPSSEQYRELMKFKLAGRFNLADQLATQKRYDEAAKKYLQLVEEAPRHEFADKALNNAAVAYEELRRFDSAMKLYERIYRDYPKSPWAHTALFRVALNAQKSYDFDKAVTSYQKLVKDYPKAEEREAALYNAASLLEGQQRYAEAAAAFQRCVELYPHGKNAPQNQYRAARILEKSGDTRGELQALEAFVRKFATKAEQVELVVDAKRRMGDAWKKRGNAKEAQRAYASAADEFDRRKLKPDSHPRAAEAAAYSRFQLAELEFQRFDAMKLSGAGKALEKSFNKKTEAVKAVDAAYAKVLPYKQLEWSLAAFYRRGYALERFAATLLDAPVPPEVKRLGDDAVLTYQDMLTQRTVALEDRAVESYAATLKEARSNHVSNEWTRRTLESLNRFRPKEYPVLKEARGALATEAVYPDGLLGSLAAPAHVEPDRAPQLTEGGTP; this is encoded by the coding sequence ATGCGACGCCCCGCCCTCGCCCTCCTCCTGGCCCTCGCGCCGCTGGCCTCGCACGCCGCGAAGGCCAAGGCCCCCAGTCAGGCCGTGAAGAAGGCCCCACCACCCGCCGCCCCCGCGAAGGCCCCACCCGCGCCCACGGCTCCGCCCGCGCCCACCTCGCGCTACCTGGATGGCCTGGGCCACACGCCGGAACAGGAGCAGCTGCTGCGCGACGTGAGCCGCGCGCTGGAGTCCTACGAGGCGGAGTCGCGCGACTTCCACCGCGAGGTGAAGCAGTTGGTGGAGCGGCGCTACCAGCAGAAGCGCGCGGCGCTCAACAACGCCTACGAGAAGACGCTCACCGCGCTGGAGTCGCAGGAGCGCACGCAGCGGCTGGACGCCATCGCCCGCTTCGAGGACTTCCTGCGCCGCTACCCGGACGAGCCTCGCGCCACGCCGGACGTGATGTTCCGGCTGGCGGAGCTGTACTACGAGCGCTCCGCGGACGAGCACCAGCTGGCGCGCAAGGACTACGCGGAGCGCGTGCGCACGCTGTCCGACGAGGCGCTGGCGGAGCTGCCGCCGGAGCCGGAGGTGGACTTCACGCCGTCCATCGGGCTGTACCGCACGCTCCTCTCGCGCTTCCCGGACTACAAGCTCAACGACGGCTCCCTGTACCTGCTGGCGTACTGCCTCAACGAACAGCACAAGGACGAGGAGAGCCTCGCCACCTACCAGCAGCTCACCACGCGCTATCCCCAGAGCCGCTTCGCCACCGACGCGTGGACGCGCATCGGCGAGTACTGGTTCGAGGACGAGTCCGACCCGGAGGCGCTGCGCAAGGCCGCGGACGCGTACACCGCCGCCACGCGCGACACGGAGCACCGGTTCTACGACAAGGCCCGCTACAAGCTGGCCTGGACGTACTACCGGATGGACTGGTTCGAGGAGTCCGTGGACAGCTTCCTGCTGCTCCTGGACCACTACCAGTCCCACCAGCAGTCCGGCAGCAAGGCGGACGAAGGCGACCTGCGCTCGGAGGCGCTCCAGTACATCGCGCTGTCGCTGGCCGACGAGACATGGGGCGGCGTCGCCAAGGCCCGCGACCTCTTCGCGAAGCGCGGCGGCCGGCCCTATGAGGCCGAGGTGTACCGCCGGCTGGGGAACGTCTACTTCGACCAGCTCCGCAACGAGGAGGCCATCGCCGCGTACCAGCAGGTGCTGGCCACCGACCCGCTCAGCGCGGACGCGCCGCGCCTGCAGCAGCGCATCGTCCAGGCCTACGAGCGCGACCGGCGCATGGACCTGTACGCGCTCGAGTCGGAGAAGCTGGCCAACAGCTACCTGCCCGGCGGCGCCTGGTACGAGAAGAACAAGGACGACCCGAGCGCGCTGTCGCACGCGCAGACGCTCGCCGAGCAGAGCCTCTACTCCGCCGCCGCGTACCAGCACCAGCAGGCGCAGACCTTCCAGAAGGAAGGCAAGGACGCGGAGGCCAGGGCCACCTACGCCTCCGCCGCGCACACGTATGGCTCCTACCTGGAGCGCTTCCCGCGCAGCAAGACCGCGTACGCGATGCGCTTCTTCCACGCCGAGTCCCTCTTCAACTCGGACGCGTACGGCGCGGCGGCGAAGGAGTACGAGGCCGTCCGCGACTCCAACCAGGACAACACCTACCGCCACGTGTCCGCGCACAACGCGGTGCTCGCCTGGAAGGCGCAGCTGGACGCGGACGTGAAGGCGGGCCGCGTGCCGGAGCGCAAGCCGCTGCGCGCCAGCGAGCGCCCCAAGGACAGCCCGCATGCGCCCGTGCCCCTGACGGAGACGGAGGCCGCGCTCGTGAAGGCGTCCGACGCCTACGTGGCGCTGCTGCCCGGGGAAGAGGCCGCGCCGGGCATCGCGTACCAGGCCGCGGAGCTGTTCTACACGCACGACGACTTCGCCCAGGCCCGCCCCCGCTTCGAGCGCGTGGTCCAGACGTATCCGCGCAACCCGGTGGCCGGCTACGCCACCAACCTCATCATCGAGTCCTTCCTCATCGACCAGGACTGGAAGAGCGTGGAGGAGGTCAGCGCGCGGCTCGCCAGCAACGCGCAGGTGGTGGATCCCTCCAGCGAGCAGTACCGCGAGCTGATGAAGTTCAAGCTCGCCGGCCGCTTCAACCTGGCGGATCAGCTGGCCACGCAGAAGCGCTACGACGAGGCGGCGAAGAAGTACCTTCAACTGGTGGAGGAGGCCCCCCGCCACGAGTTCGCGGACAAGGCGCTCAACAACGCGGCGGTGGCGTACGAGGAGCTGCGCCGCTTCGACTCCGCGATGAAGCTCTACGAGCGCATCTACCGCGACTACCCGAAGTCGCCCTGGGCGCACACCGCGCTGTTCCGCGTGGCCCTGAACGCGCAGAAGTCCTACGACTTCGACAAGGCCGTCACCAGCTACCAGAAGCTGGTGAAGGACTACCCCAAGGCCGAGGAGCGCGAGGCCGCGCTCTACAACGCGGCGTCGCTGCTCGAAGGCCAGCAGCGCTACGCGGAGGCCGCGGCCGCCTTCCAGCGCTGCGTGGAGCTGTACCCCCACGGGAAGAACGCGCCGCAGAACCAGTACCGCGCGGCCCGCATCCTGGAGAAGTCGGGCGACACGAGGGGCGAGCTCCAGGCGCTGGAGGCCTTCGTCCGCAAGTTCGCCACCAAGGCGGAGCAGGTGGAGCTGGTGGTGGACGCGAAGCGCCGCATGGGCGACGCGTGGAAGAAGCGAGGCAACGCGAAGGAGGCCCAGCGCGCGTACGCCAGCGCCGCGGATGAGTTCGACCGCCGCAAGCTGAAGCCGGACTCGCACCCGCGCGCCGCCGAGGCCGCCGCCTACAGCCGCTTCCAGCTGGCCGAGCTGGAGTTCCAGCGCTTCGACGCGATGAAGCTCAGCGGCGCCGGCAAGGCGCTGGAGAAGAGCTTCAACAAGAAGACCGAGGCCGTGAAGGCGGTGGATGCCGCGTACGCGAAGGTGCTGCCGTACAAGCAGCTGGAGTGGTCGCTCGCGGCGTTCTACCGGCGCGGCTACGCCCTGGAGCGCTTCGCCGCCACGCTGCTGGACGCGCCGGTGCCCCCGGAGGTGAAGCGCCTGGGAGACGACGCGGTGCTGACGTACCAGGACATGCTCACGCAGCGCACCGTGGCGCTGGAGGACCGCGCGGTGGAGAGCTACGCCGCCACGCTCAAGGAGGCCCGCAGCAACCACGTCTCCAACGAGTGGACGCGCCGCACGCTGGAGTCCCTCAACCGCTTCCGCCCCAAGGAGTACCCCGTCCTCAAGGAGGCCCGGGGGGCGCTCGCGACGGAGGCCGTATATCCGGATGGCCTGCTGGGCAGCCTCGCGGCCCCCGCGCACGTCGAGCCCGACAGGGCGCCCCAGCTGACGGAAGGGGGCACGCCATGA
- a CDS encoding cyclic nucleotide-binding domain-containing protein, with amino-acid sequence MEKLAVIATSPLFEMLAPAELARLAELARLYRYAHGEVVFEEGDLGDSLFVIVRGQVEVVRRGPGSVVRPLTVLGPPEFFGEMGLIDKDHRSATVRALGEVELLQLTAQDLRTFRLAHADGFTFIVVNIARSLSARLREANARLAPQE; translated from the coding sequence ATGGAGAAGCTGGCCGTCATCGCCACATCCCCTCTCTTCGAAATGCTGGCCCCCGCCGAACTCGCCCGGCTGGCGGAGCTGGCGCGGCTGTACCGCTACGCCCATGGCGAGGTGGTCTTCGAGGAAGGGGACCTGGGCGACAGCCTCTTCGTCATCGTCCGCGGCCAGGTGGAGGTGGTGCGCCGGGGCCCTGGCAGCGTGGTGAGGCCCCTCACCGTCCTGGGCCCGCCGGAGTTCTTCGGGGAGATGGGCCTCATCGACAAGGACCACCGCTCCGCCACCGTGCGCGCCCTGGGCGAGGTGGAGCTGCTCCAGCTCACCGCGCAGGATTTGCGGACCTTCCGGCTGGCGCACGCGGACGGCTTCACCTTCATCGTCGTGAACATCGCGCGCAGCCTGTCCGCCCGCCTGCGCGAGGCCAACGCCCGCCTGGCGCCCCAGGAGTGA
- a CDS encoding AgmX/PglI C-terminal domain-containing protein has translation MALQTRPKLLRVGVIQDGRIVEEHHLLHDSVTIGEDARNTIVLPPSQERPPRFKVLESRGQQFHLIIDEHMQGRVHLGSSDVDFDALRTQGLATRRADDTFDLPLQESARGKVDLPEGTLFFHFIPAPPEGAKPALPPELKASPWRTVDRLFFGILLTMLALYVLSVAVIAAQPAPVEAEVELDQLEDRFVRAIIPPQPAKVEEPRKEPPSAEKKPDEAKAAPKKPASADPSPAPANSAERRQQVEAKVAGTGLLKLLGGRGPGGGDAIADVLGNSGSGANVADALKGATSGGALALGSGGGNGIANPQGDTGGKVAAIGATQTSGAGTVDTGRKQAVKAPQVVDAVPEVDSSEVNSKALARFIQGRKVTIQRCYENGLKRDPSLKGKVMVRFNLTPEGRASDVEVEESTLRSEEVISCIKTTIRGWTFPFKPSSEVSVSYPFIFSPGE, from the coding sequence ATGGCCCTTCAAACCCGCCCCAAGCTGCTGCGCGTCGGCGTCATCCAGGACGGGCGCATCGTCGAAGAGCACCACCTGCTCCACGACTCCGTCACCATCGGCGAGGACGCGCGCAACACCATCGTCCTGCCCCCGTCGCAGGAGCGCCCGCCGCGCTTCAAGGTGCTGGAGAGCCGCGGCCAGCAGTTCCACCTCATCATCGACGAGCACATGCAGGGCCGCGTCCACCTCGGCTCGTCGGACGTGGACTTCGACGCCCTGCGGACGCAGGGGCTCGCCACCCGCCGCGCGGACGACACCTTCGACCTGCCCCTGCAGGAGAGCGCCCGCGGCAAGGTGGACCTGCCGGAAGGCACCCTCTTCTTCCACTTCATCCCCGCGCCCCCGGAGGGCGCGAAGCCCGCCCTGCCTCCGGAGCTGAAGGCCAGCCCGTGGCGTACGGTGGACCGGCTCTTCTTCGGCATCCTGCTGACGATGCTGGCGCTCTACGTGCTGAGCGTCGCGGTCATCGCCGCCCAGCCCGCGCCGGTGGAGGCGGAGGTGGAGCTGGACCAGTTGGAAGACCGCTTCGTGCGCGCCATCATCCCGCCCCAGCCCGCGAAGGTGGAGGAGCCCAGGAAGGAGCCCCCCAGCGCGGAGAAGAAGCCGGACGAGGCGAAGGCCGCCCCGAAGAAGCCTGCCTCCGCGGACCCGTCGCCCGCGCCCGCCAACAGCGCGGAGCGCCGGCAGCAGGTGGAAGCGAAGGTCGCGGGCACCGGTCTGCTCAAGCTGCTGGGCGGCAGGGGCCCCGGCGGCGGGGACGCCATCGCGGACGTGCTCGGCAACTCCGGCAGCGGCGCCAACGTGGCGGACGCGCTCAAGGGCGCGACGTCCGGCGGCGCCCTCGCGCTGGGCTCCGGCGGCGGCAACGGCATCGCCAATCCGCAGGGAGACACCGGCGGCAAGGTGGCGGCCATCGGCGCGACGCAGACGTCCGGCGCGGGCACCGTCGACACGGGCCGCAAGCAGGCCGTCAAGGCGCCCCAGGTCGTGGACGCGGTGCCGGAGGTGGACAGCTCGGAGGTCAACTCCAAGGCGCTGGCCCGCTTCATCCAGGGCCGCAAGGTGACCATCCAGCGCTGCTACGAGAACGGGCTCAAGCGCGACCCCTCCCTCAAGGGCAAGGTGATGGTCCGCTTCAACCTCACTCCCGAAGGCCGCGCCAGCGACGTGGAGGTGGAGGAGTCCACCCTGCGCTCCGAGGAGGTCATCAGCTGCATAAAGACCACCATCCGCGGCTGGACGTTCCCTTTCAAACCGAGCAGCGAAGTCTCCGTCAGCTACCCGTTCATCTTCTCGCCAGGGGAATAG
- a CDS encoding inositol monophosphatase family protein, with product MDPEKPAALRRTAEEGARMAGRLLRERFPQHRTIEFKGGIDLVTDADRASEEALLDFIRARHPRHAILAEESGASQGSDTFRWIVDPLDGTTNYSHQVPHFCVSVAVEGPGGTVAGAVYDPMRDELFSAAKGEGATLNGVPLKASPTDTLERALLCTGFPYDVRERPDLPVGLFTQLILLAQGMRRTGSAALDLAYVAAGRFDGYFEFGLKPWDIAAGGLLVAEAGGVIVHIDGKPFDVRKGDVLASGANLAPHLMAQAQRFLHEIGWTSRD from the coding sequence CTGGACCCGGAAAAGCCCGCCGCGCTGCGCCGCACCGCGGAGGAGGGCGCGCGCATGGCGGGCCGCCTCCTCCGGGAGCGCTTCCCCCAGCACCGCACCATCGAGTTCAAGGGCGGCATCGACCTGGTGACGGACGCGGACCGCGCCTCCGAGGAGGCGCTCCTGGACTTCATCCGGGCGCGCCACCCGCGCCACGCCATCCTCGCCGAGGAGAGCGGCGCGTCGCAGGGCAGTGACACCTTCCGGTGGATCGTGGATCCGCTGGATGGCACCACCAACTACTCGCACCAGGTGCCGCACTTCTGCGTCAGCGTGGCGGTGGAGGGGCCCGGAGGCACCGTGGCGGGCGCCGTCTATGATCCCATGCGCGACGAGCTCTTCTCCGCCGCGAAGGGGGAGGGCGCCACGCTCAACGGCGTGCCCCTGAAGGCCAGCCCCACGGACACGCTGGAGCGGGCGCTCCTGTGCACGGGCTTCCCCTACGACGTGCGCGAGCGGCCGGACCTGCCCGTGGGCCTCTTCACCCAGCTCATCCTCCTGGCGCAGGGCATGCGCCGCACCGGCAGCGCCGCGCTGGACCTGGCGTACGTCGCGGCCGGCCGCTTCGATGGCTACTTCGAGTTCGGCCTCAAGCCCTGGGACATCGCCGCGGGCGGCCTGCTGGTGGCGGAGGCCGGCGGCGTCATCGTGCACATCGACGGGAAGCCCTTCGACGTGCGCAAGGGCGACGTGCTGGCGAGCGGCGCGAACCTGGCGCCCCACCTCATGGCCCAGGCCCAGCGCTTCCTGCACGAAATCGGCTGGACGTCGCGCGACTAG
- a CDS encoding tetratricopeptide repeat protein has translation MTATLHALALALSLGAAPAPAPAQASKPGAALPPMPASLSTRAASVEAVEAQLRAAEQSLRFVETQFTERPEPSSTDSQLKRFSEGEVYSLLGDWAAASVLFYDLVSDPDFKANPRYPEAVFYLADALYQQKNDIGARVYLRDVLSLPLTPQRYKEAVSRYLAVAGRLQQFDGIDAYVEKARELSGGVLAPDIAYVHARGTFKRMDLTPEEHQQRSRALFAPLAQVPGPFRAQAVYHLGVLSVQSGDYPAAIAEFQRIVSTGPDAVVSTGIPEAEAQRFRELAFLSLGRLMYETGRYDEALDHYGQIPRESDRFPESLLEVAWTYVRKQDFTQAKNATDILLLVAPDSQLAPEGRILQGHLLQKLHQYDEALETYDGVANMFRPARDKVDALLRVNHDPVAYFDNLLARNERSLDVSTLLPPLALKYASTQKEVADAVRMVGDLDSGRQGAGEAKAIAERILEALDARGLEAFPELQEGYVRSEAVDTALTAVEQSLVQAEAQLVEEKLTPAEREKLLVAQGAREAQRLRFAALPTTNKELEERRARMQAKVDAVDREAFRVGYELQSLHANAAAIRKWVEDTRDERQADPAEEREFLVQLQAEIATLRDLQAELDRTRARLASERQSTDTSLEGEAAIRARYSAALQQEHAVLRAGESRLSGEDTRVLLRMHAVRSRIDSLRGRVAVARVALRSRLEHRVKSIRDKVRAEQVLLQGYEQEVAAASGDARNLVGRIAYDSFRRVRQQFYDLVLKADTGTVDVAFSRTQDNAANIQKVAREKADALRALDLEFKDVLSSEGGD, from the coding sequence GTGACCGCGACGCTGCACGCCCTGGCCCTCGCGCTGTCCCTCGGGGCGGCGCCCGCACCGGCGCCCGCGCAGGCCTCCAAGCCGGGGGCCGCGCTGCCACCCATGCCCGCGTCGTTGAGCACGCGCGCGGCGTCCGTGGAGGCGGTGGAGGCGCAGCTGCGCGCGGCGGAGCAGTCGCTGCGCTTCGTGGAGACGCAGTTCACCGAACGCCCGGAGCCGAGCAGCACCGACTCGCAGCTCAAGCGCTTCTCCGAGGGCGAGGTGTATTCGCTCTTGGGGGACTGGGCCGCCGCGTCGGTCCTCTTCTACGACCTGGTGAGCGATCCGGACTTCAAGGCGAACCCTCGCTACCCGGAGGCGGTCTTCTACCTGGCGGACGCGCTCTACCAGCAGAAGAACGACATCGGCGCGCGGGTGTACCTGCGCGACGTGCTGTCCCTGCCCCTGACGCCGCAGCGCTACAAGGAGGCGGTGAGCCGCTACCTCGCGGTGGCGGGACGGCTGCAGCAGTTCGACGGCATCGACGCGTACGTGGAGAAGGCGCGGGAGCTGTCGGGCGGCGTGCTGGCGCCGGACATCGCGTACGTGCACGCGCGCGGCACCTTCAAGCGCATGGACCTGACGCCGGAGGAGCACCAGCAGCGCTCGCGCGCGCTGTTCGCTCCGCTGGCGCAGGTGCCCGGCCCCTTCCGCGCGCAGGCCGTCTACCACCTGGGCGTCTTGAGCGTGCAGAGCGGGGACTACCCGGCCGCCATCGCCGAGTTCCAGCGCATCGTGAGCACCGGTCCGGACGCGGTGGTATCCACCGGCATTCCGGAGGCGGAGGCCCAGCGCTTCCGCGAGCTCGCGTTCCTGTCGCTGGGCCGGCTGATGTACGAGACGGGCCGCTACGACGAGGCGCTGGACCACTACGGCCAGATTCCGCGCGAGAGCGACCGCTTCCCGGAGTCGCTGCTGGAGGTCGCTTGGACGTACGTGCGCAAGCAGGACTTCACGCAGGCGAAGAACGCCACGGACATCCTGCTGCTCGTCGCGCCGGACTCGCAGCTCGCGCCCGAGGGGCGCATCCTCCAGGGGCACCTGCTCCAGAAGCTGCACCAGTACGACGAGGCGCTGGAGACGTATGACGGCGTGGCCAACATGTTCAGGCCCGCGCGCGACAAGGTGGACGCGCTCCTGCGCGTGAACCACGACCCGGTCGCGTACTTCGACAACCTGCTCGCGCGCAACGAGCGCTCGCTGGACGTGAGCACGCTGCTGCCCCCGCTGGCGCTGAAGTACGCCTCCACGCAGAAGGAGGTCGCGGACGCGGTGCGGATGGTGGGCGACCTGGACAGCGGCCGTCAGGGCGCGGGCGAGGCGAAGGCCATCGCGGAGCGCATCCTGGAGGCGCTGGACGCGCGCGGGCTGGAGGCCTTCCCGGAGCTGCAGGAGGGCTACGTCCGCTCGGAGGCCGTGGACACCGCGCTCACCGCCGTGGAGCAGTCGCTGGTGCAGGCGGAGGCCCAGCTGGTGGAGGAGAAGCTGACGCCCGCCGAGCGCGAGAAGCTGCTCGTCGCCCAGGGCGCGCGCGAGGCCCAGCGGCTGCGGTTCGCGGCGCTGCCCACCACCAACAAGGAGCTGGAGGAGCGCCGAGCGCGCATGCAGGCGAAGGTGGACGCGGTGGACCGCGAGGCCTTCCGCGTGGGCTACGAGCTGCAGAGCCTGCACGCCAACGCCGCCGCCATCCGCAAGTGGGTGGAGGACACGCGCGACGAGCGGCAGGCCGACCCCGCCGAGGAGCGCGAGTTCCTGGTGCAGCTCCAGGCGGAGATCGCCACGCTGAGGGACTTGCAGGCGGAGCTGGACCGCACCCGCGCCCGGCTCGCGAGCGAGCGCCAGTCCACGGACACGTCCCTGGAGGGCGAGGCCGCCATCCGCGCCCGCTACTCCGCCGCGCTCCAGCAGGAGCACGCCGTGCTGCGCGCGGGTGAAAGCCGCCTGTCCGGCGAGGACACGCGCGTGCTGTTGCGCATGCACGCGGTGCGCTCGCGCATCGACTCGCTGCGGGGCCGCGTGGCGGTGGCGCGGGTGGCGCTGCGCTCGCGGCTGGAGCACCGCGTGAAGTCCATCCGCGACAAGGTGCGCGCGGAGCAGGTGCTGCTCCAGGGCTACGAGCAGGAGGTGGCCGCCGCGTCCGGCGACGCGCGCAACCTGGTGGGCCGCATCGCCTACGACAGCTTCCGCCGCGTGCGGCAGCAGTTCTACGACCTGGTGCTCAAGGCCGACACCGGCACGGTGGACGTGGCCTTCAGCCGCACGCAGGACAACGCCGCGAACATCCAGAAGGTCGCCAGGGAGAAGGCGGACGCGCTGCGCGCGCTCGACCTGGAGTTCAAGGACGTCCTGTCGTCGGAAGGGGGGGACTGA
- a CDS encoding polysaccharide biosynthesis/export family protein, protein MRPSRLTLLVPALLAVLCACHADTRPPPPPPTPASSTEAAATSGGNLGPGDVVEVRVFQEPEHSGTWRVSPEGTIDYPLCGKVALSGLTASAAADALRDCLARYLRRPQVSVLVREYNSQKIFVFGEVQKPGTFPVTGEVSIIQAITLAGGFTKLAAKNNTLVTRVVDGQERKIRVPVEDIGVGRERNFLLQAGDIVFVPESFF, encoded by the coding sequence ATGCGTCCCTCGCGGCTCACGCTCCTCGTTCCGGCCCTCCTCGCGGTGCTGTGCGCGTGCCACGCGGACACGCGCCCGCCGCCGCCTCCGCCCACGCCGGCCTCGTCCACGGAGGCCGCGGCGACGTCGGGCGGCAACCTGGGCCCTGGCGACGTGGTGGAGGTGCGCGTCTTCCAGGAGCCCGAGCACTCCGGCACCTGGCGCGTGTCGCCGGAAGGCACCATCGACTATCCGCTGTGCGGCAAGGTGGCGCTGTCCGGCCTCACCGCCAGCGCCGCGGCGGATGCGCTGCGCGACTGTCTGGCGCGCTACCTGCGCCGCCCGCAGGTGTCGGTGCTGGTGCGGGAGTACAACTCGCAGAAGATCTTCGTCTTCGGCGAGGTGCAGAAGCCCGGCACCTTCCCCGTCACGGGTGAGGTGTCCATCATCCAGGCCATCACGCTGGCCGGGGGCTTCACCAAGCTGGCGGCGAAGAACAACACGCTCGTCACGCGCGTGGTGGACGGGCAGGAGCGCAAGATTCGCGTGCCCGTGGAAGACATCGGCGTGGGCCGTGAGCGCAACTTCCTGCTCCAGGCCGGCGACATCGTCTTCGTGCCGGAGAGCTTCTTCTAG
- a CDS encoding tetratricopeptide repeat protein — protein MNAGRGFALTGLVLWLSACASGPETRKDSKLTGPEAGPATAVSASPKAGGDAKADDAKTKPELAPVAKSLAGPERDFTRAVEVARRGELTIAETALKTLLERSPKLGPAWTNLGIVQERQGRFPDAERSYRQALALEPDQEAAWDCLVRLSARTGRAASLEAELREALAKQDSVARRTALALNLLLQKKHPAAVAEARRVLQVREQHVPAMQVLAQVYAREGKYELASMVLGNALAIDAEDAATLNALGLVHLGLKERPQALERFRQAIALRPDFAEARNNLGTLLNEGEDYAGARGELEAAVRAAPDFAAAHLNLGNAYRGEGDFPRALAEYERVLQLQPDTKDAYFNLGLLHLDLEPAGMDTLERLQKAASFLQQYQAKGGTDERTAQYLKDAQKGIDRETRRRERERKEGLKKPAEATKAPEANPTPAPPPGPPAPRPGASGKVSQDVR, from the coding sequence ATGAACGCGGGCCGCGGGTTCGCCCTCACCGGGCTCGTGCTCTGGCTGTCCGCCTGCGCCTCCGGTCCGGAGACGCGCAAGGACTCGAAGCTCACCGGGCCGGAAGCCGGACCGGCCACCGCCGTGAGCGCGTCCCCGAAGGCTGGCGGCGACGCGAAGGCCGACGACGCGAAGACGAAGCCGGAGCTGGCTCCCGTCGCGAAGTCGCTCGCCGGACCGGAGCGGGACTTCACCCGCGCGGTGGAGGTCGCCCGGCGCGGCGAGCTGACCATCGCGGAGACCGCGCTCAAGACGCTGCTGGAGCGGTCCCCCAAGCTGGGCCCCGCGTGGACGAACCTGGGCATCGTGCAGGAGCGCCAGGGCCGCTTCCCGGACGCGGAGCGCTCCTACCGGCAGGCGCTCGCGCTGGAGCCGGACCAGGAGGCCGCGTGGGACTGCCTGGTGCGGCTGTCCGCGCGCACGGGCCGCGCGGCGTCGCTGGAGGCGGAGCTGCGCGAGGCGCTGGCGAAGCAGGACTCGGTGGCCCGGCGCACGGCGCTGGCGCTGAACCTGCTCTTGCAGAAGAAGCACCCCGCCGCCGTCGCGGAGGCCCGCCGCGTGCTCCAGGTCCGTGAGCAGCACGTGCCCGCCATGCAGGTGCTCGCGCAGGTGTACGCCCGCGAGGGCAAGTACGAGCTCGCCTCCATGGTGCTGGGCAACGCGCTCGCCATCGACGCCGAGGACGCGGCCACCCTCAACGCCCTGGGCCTGGTGCACCTGGGCCTCAAGGAGCGCCCCCAGGCGCTGGAGCGCTTCCGGCAGGCCATCGCGCTCCGGCCGGACTTCGCCGAGGCGCGCAACAACCTGGGCACCCTCCTCAACGAGGGCGAGGACTACGCCGGCGCCCGCGGGGAGCTGGAGGCCGCCGTGCGGGCCGCGCCGGACTTCGCCGCGGCCCACCTCAACCTGGGCAACGCGTACCGGGGCGAGGGCGACTTCCCCCGCGCCCTGGCGGAGTACGAGCGCGTGCTCCAGCTCCAGCCCGACACGAAGGACGCGTACTTCAACCTGGGCCTGCTCCACCTGGACCTGGAGCCCGCGGGCATGGACACCCTGGAGCGCCTCCAGAAGGCCGCGTCCTTCCTCCAACAGTACCAGGCGAAGGGCGGCACCGACGAGCGCACCGCCCAGTACCTCAAGGACGCGCAGAAGGGCATCGACCGGGAGACCCGCCGCCGCGAGCGTGAACGGAAGGAAGGCCTGAAGAAGCCCGCCGAAGCCACCAAGGCCCCCGAGGCAAACCCGACCCCTGCTCCGCCCCCAGGGCCCCCTGCCCCGCGGCCGGGGGCCTCGGGTAAGGTGTCCCAAGACGTCCGGTAG